The Pelecanus crispus isolate bPelCri1 chromosome 7, bPelCri1.pri, whole genome shotgun sequence genome includes a window with the following:
- the ADAM10 gene encoding disintegrin and metalloproteinase domain-containing protein 10 isoform X2: MDLAGTIILLCSCAAGAGGQYGNPLNKYIRHYEGLSYDVDLLHQKHQRAKRAVSHEDQFLHLDFHAHGRHFNLRMKRDTSLFSDDFKVEISNQVIDYDTSHIYTGHIYGEQGSLSHGSVIDGKFEGFIQTHSGTFYIEPAERYIKDKTLPFHSVIYHEDDIKYPHKYGPQGGCADHSVFERMQKYQMTGIEEPTTEPFEEPKNNGPQLLRKKRATQAEKNTCQLYIQTDHLFYKHYGTREAVIAQISSHVKAIDTIYQSTDFSGIRNISFMVKRIRINTTVDEKDSSNPFRFPNIGVEKFLELNSEQNHDDYCLAYVFTDRDFDDGVLGLAWVGAPSGSSGGICEKSKLYSDGKKKSLNTGIITVQNYGSHVPPKVSHITFAHEVGHNFGSPHDSGMECTPGESKNLGQKENGNYIMYARATSGDKLNNNKFSICSIRNISQVLEKKRNNCFVESGQPICGNGLVEQGEQCDCGYSDQCKDECCYDANQSEDKKCKLKPGKYCSPSQGPCCTAQCNFKLKTDKCRNDSDCAREGMCNGVSALCPASDPKPNFTDCNRHTQVCINGQCAGSICEKHGLEECTCASSDGKDDRELCHVCCMRKMDPATCASTGSNQWEKYFGRKTITLQPGSPCNDFKGYCDVFMRCRLVDADGPLARLKKAIFNPELYENIAEWIVAYWWAVLLMGIALIMLMAGFIKICSVHTPSSNPKLPPHKPLPGTLKRRRPPQTTQPPQRQRPRESYQMGHMRR; encoded by the exons ACACTTCAACCTTCGAATGAAGAGAGATACATCTCTTTTTAGTGATGACTTTAAAGTAGAAATATCAAACCAAGTAATTGATTATGATACCTCCCATATTTACACTGGACACATTTATG GTGAGCAGGGAAGTCTTAGCCACGGGTCTGTTATTGATGGAAAATTTGAAGGATTCATCCAAACTCACAGTGGGACCTTTTATATTGAGCCGGCAGAGAGATATATTAAGGACAAAACTCTACCGTTCCACTCTGTCATTTATCATGAAGATGATATCA AATATCCACATAAATATGGACCACAAGGAGGTTGTGCAGATCATTCAGTATTTGAAAGAATGCAGAAGTACCAGATGACTGGTATAGAAGAACCAACAACAGAG CCTTTTGAAGAGCCTAAGAACAATGGTCCacagcttttaagaaaaaagcgTGCTACtcaggctgaaaaaaatacGTGTCAGCTGTATATTCAGACTGATCATCTGTTCTACAAGCATTATGGAACAAGGGAAGCTGTAATTGCACAG ATATCCAGCCATGTTAAAGCGATTGACACAATTTACCAGTCAACAGATTTCTCAGGAATCCGTAACATCAGCTTCATGGTGAAACGAATAAGA ATTAACACAACTGTAGATGAGAAGGACTCTTCCAATCCCTTCAGATTTCCTAACATTGGTGTGGAAAAGTTTCTGGAACTGAACTCAGAACAGAATCATGATGATTATTGCTTGGCCTATGTGTTTACAGACCGTGACTTTGATGATGGAGTCCTTGGTCTGGCTTGGGTTGGAGCCCCTTCAG GGAGCTCTGGTGGAATATGTGAAAAGAGCAAACTGTATTCTGATGGTAAGAAGAAATCTTTGAACACTGGAATCATCACTGTTCAGAACTATGGCTCTCATGTTCCTCCCAAGGTCTCTCACATTACCTTTGCTCATGAGGTTGGGCATAACTTTGGTTCTCCT caTGATTCTGGAATGGAGTGCACTCCAGGAGAGTCCAAGAACttgggacagaaagaaaatggcaattATATCATGTATGCAAGAGCTACATCTGGGGACAAACTTAACAACAACAAGTTCTCTATCTGTAGCATTCGAAATATCAGCCAAGTTcttgagaaaaagagaaataattgttttgttg AGTCTGGTCAACCCATCTGTGGTAATGGACTGGTTGAACAAGGAGAACAGTGTGATTGTGGATATAGTGACCAGTGTAAAGATGAATGCTGTTACGATGCAAACCAATCAGAAGATAAAAAATGCAAGTTAAAACCAGGCAAATACTGCAG CCCTAGTCAAGGTCCCTGCTGTACTGCACAATGTAATTTCAAACTGAAGACTGATAAGTGTCGAAATGATTCTGACTGTGCAAGAGAAGGAATGTGTAATGGTGTCAGTGCTCTCTGTCCGGCATCTGATCCTAAACCAAACTTCACAGATTGCAACAGGCACACACAAGTTTGCATAAATGGG CAATGTGCTGGCTCTATCTGTGAGAAGCATGGCCTGGAGGAATGTACATGTGCTAGTTCAGATGGCAAGGATGATAGAGAATTGTGTCATGTCTGCTGCATGAGAAAAA TGGACCCAGCTACTTGTGCAAGTACAGGCTCTAACCAGTGGGAGAAATACTTTGGTCGTAAAACTATTACTTTGCAACCTGGATCTCCTTGTAATGATTTCAAAGGCTACTGTGATGTGTTTATGAGGTGTCGGCTAGTAGATGCTGATGGCCCTCTAGCTAGATTAAAGAAAGCCATTTTTAATCCGGAGCTGTatgaaaatattgcagaatGGATTGtg gCTTATTGGTGGGCAGTGTTGCTTATGGGAATTGCCTTGATCATGTTAATGGCTGGTTTCATTAAGATATGCAGTGTTCATACTCCAAGCAGTAATCCAAAGTTGCCTCCTCATAAACCACTTCCAG GCACTTTAAAAAGGAGGAGACCACCACAAACCACTCAGCCACCACAGCGGCAAAGGCCTCGAGAGAGTTATCAGATGGGACATATGAGACGTTGA
- the ADAM10 gene encoding disintegrin and metalloproteinase domain-containing protein 10 isoform X3 — MDLAGTIILLCSCAAGAGGQYGNPLNKYIRHYEGLSYDVDLLHQKHQRAKRAVSHEDQFLHLDFHAHGRHFNLRMKRDTSLFSDDFKVEISNQVIDYDTSHIYTGHIYGEQGSLSHGSVIDGKFEGFIQTHSGTFYIEPAERYIKDKTLPFHSVIYHEDDIKYPHKYGPQGGCADHSVFERMQKYQMTGIEEPTTEPFEEPKNNGPQLLRKKRATQAEKNTCQLYIQTDHLFYKHYGTREAVIAQINTTVDEKDSSNPFRFPNIGVEKFLELNSEQNHDDYCLAYVFTDRDFDDGVLGLAWVGAPSGSSGGICEKSKLYSDGKKKSLNTGIITVQNYGSHVPPKVSHITFAHEVGHNFGSPHDSGMECTPGESKNLGQKENGNYIMYARATSGDKLNNNKFSICSIRNISQVLEKKRNNCFVESGQPICGNGLVEQGEQCDCGYSDQCKDECCYDANQSEDKKCKLKPGKYCSPSQGPCCTAQCNFKLKTDKCRNDSDCAREGMCNGVSALCPASDPKPNFTDCNRHTQVCINGQCAGSICEKHGLEECTCASSDGKDDRELCHVCCMRKMDPATCASTGSNQWEKYFGRKTITLQPGSPCNDFKGYCDVFMRCRLVDADGPLARLKKAIFNPELYENIAEWIVAYWWAVLLMGIALIMLMAGFIKICSVHTPSSNPKLPPHKPLPGTLKRRRPPQTTQPPQRQRPRESYQMGHMRR, encoded by the exons ACACTTCAACCTTCGAATGAAGAGAGATACATCTCTTTTTAGTGATGACTTTAAAGTAGAAATATCAAACCAAGTAATTGATTATGATACCTCCCATATTTACACTGGACACATTTATG GTGAGCAGGGAAGTCTTAGCCACGGGTCTGTTATTGATGGAAAATTTGAAGGATTCATCCAAACTCACAGTGGGACCTTTTATATTGAGCCGGCAGAGAGATATATTAAGGACAAAACTCTACCGTTCCACTCTGTCATTTATCATGAAGATGATATCA AATATCCACATAAATATGGACCACAAGGAGGTTGTGCAGATCATTCAGTATTTGAAAGAATGCAGAAGTACCAGATGACTGGTATAGAAGAACCAACAACAGAG CCTTTTGAAGAGCCTAAGAACAATGGTCCacagcttttaagaaaaaagcgTGCTACtcaggctgaaaaaaatacGTGTCAGCTGTATATTCAGACTGATCATCTGTTCTACAAGCATTATGGAACAAGGGAAGCTGTAATTGCACAG ATTAACACAACTGTAGATGAGAAGGACTCTTCCAATCCCTTCAGATTTCCTAACATTGGTGTGGAAAAGTTTCTGGAACTGAACTCAGAACAGAATCATGATGATTATTGCTTGGCCTATGTGTTTACAGACCGTGACTTTGATGATGGAGTCCTTGGTCTGGCTTGGGTTGGAGCCCCTTCAG GGAGCTCTGGTGGAATATGTGAAAAGAGCAAACTGTATTCTGATGGTAAGAAGAAATCTTTGAACACTGGAATCATCACTGTTCAGAACTATGGCTCTCATGTTCCTCCCAAGGTCTCTCACATTACCTTTGCTCATGAGGTTGGGCATAACTTTGGTTCTCCT caTGATTCTGGAATGGAGTGCACTCCAGGAGAGTCCAAGAACttgggacagaaagaaaatggcaattATATCATGTATGCAAGAGCTACATCTGGGGACAAACTTAACAACAACAAGTTCTCTATCTGTAGCATTCGAAATATCAGCCAAGTTcttgagaaaaagagaaataattgttttgttg AGTCTGGTCAACCCATCTGTGGTAATGGACTGGTTGAACAAGGAGAACAGTGTGATTGTGGATATAGTGACCAGTGTAAAGATGAATGCTGTTACGATGCAAACCAATCAGAAGATAAAAAATGCAAGTTAAAACCAGGCAAATACTGCAG CCCTAGTCAAGGTCCCTGCTGTACTGCACAATGTAATTTCAAACTGAAGACTGATAAGTGTCGAAATGATTCTGACTGTGCAAGAGAAGGAATGTGTAATGGTGTCAGTGCTCTCTGTCCGGCATCTGATCCTAAACCAAACTTCACAGATTGCAACAGGCACACACAAGTTTGCATAAATGGG CAATGTGCTGGCTCTATCTGTGAGAAGCATGGCCTGGAGGAATGTACATGTGCTAGTTCAGATGGCAAGGATGATAGAGAATTGTGTCATGTCTGCTGCATGAGAAAAA TGGACCCAGCTACTTGTGCAAGTACAGGCTCTAACCAGTGGGAGAAATACTTTGGTCGTAAAACTATTACTTTGCAACCTGGATCTCCTTGTAATGATTTCAAAGGCTACTGTGATGTGTTTATGAGGTGTCGGCTAGTAGATGCTGATGGCCCTCTAGCTAGATTAAAGAAAGCCATTTTTAATCCGGAGCTGTatgaaaatattgcagaatGGATTGtg gCTTATTGGTGGGCAGTGTTGCTTATGGGAATTGCCTTGATCATGTTAATGGCTGGTTTCATTAAGATATGCAGTGTTCATACTCCAAGCAGTAATCCAAAGTTGCCTCCTCATAAACCACTTCCAG GCACTTTAAAAAGGAGGAGACCACCACAAACCACTCAGCCACCACAGCGGCAAAGGCCTCGAGAGAGTTATCAGATGGGACATATGAGACGTTGA
- the ADAM10 gene encoding disintegrin and metalloproteinase domain-containing protein 10 isoform X1 encodes MDLAGTIILLCSCAAGAGGQYGNPLNKYIRHYEGLSYDVDLLHQKHQRAKRAVSHEDQFLHLDFHAHGRHFNLRMKRDTSLFSDDFKVEISNQVIDYDTSHIYTGHIYGEQGSLSHGSVIDGKFEGFIQTHSGTFYIEPAERYIKDKTLPFHSVIYHEDDIKYPHKYGPQGGCADHSVFERMQKYQMTGIEEPTTEKPFEEPKNNGPQLLRKKRATQAEKNTCQLYIQTDHLFYKHYGTREAVIAQISSHVKAIDTIYQSTDFSGIRNISFMVKRIRINTTVDEKDSSNPFRFPNIGVEKFLELNSEQNHDDYCLAYVFTDRDFDDGVLGLAWVGAPSGSSGGICEKSKLYSDGKKKSLNTGIITVQNYGSHVPPKVSHITFAHEVGHNFGSPHDSGMECTPGESKNLGQKENGNYIMYARATSGDKLNNNKFSICSIRNISQVLEKKRNNCFVESGQPICGNGLVEQGEQCDCGYSDQCKDECCYDANQSEDKKCKLKPGKYCSPSQGPCCTAQCNFKLKTDKCRNDSDCAREGMCNGVSALCPASDPKPNFTDCNRHTQVCINGQCAGSICEKHGLEECTCASSDGKDDRELCHVCCMRKMDPATCASTGSNQWEKYFGRKTITLQPGSPCNDFKGYCDVFMRCRLVDADGPLARLKKAIFNPELYENIAEWIVAYWWAVLLMGIALIMLMAGFIKICSVHTPSSNPKLPPHKPLPGTLKRRRPPQTTQPPQRQRPRESYQMGHMRR; translated from the exons ACACTTCAACCTTCGAATGAAGAGAGATACATCTCTTTTTAGTGATGACTTTAAAGTAGAAATATCAAACCAAGTAATTGATTATGATACCTCCCATATTTACACTGGACACATTTATG GTGAGCAGGGAAGTCTTAGCCACGGGTCTGTTATTGATGGAAAATTTGAAGGATTCATCCAAACTCACAGTGGGACCTTTTATATTGAGCCGGCAGAGAGATATATTAAGGACAAAACTCTACCGTTCCACTCTGTCATTTATCATGAAGATGATATCA AATATCCACATAAATATGGACCACAAGGAGGTTGTGCAGATCATTCAGTATTTGAAAGAATGCAGAAGTACCAGATGACTGGTATAGAAGAACCAACAACAGAG AAGCCTTTTGAAGAGCCTAAGAACAATGGTCCacagcttttaagaaaaaagcgTGCTACtcaggctgaaaaaaatacGTGTCAGCTGTATATTCAGACTGATCATCTGTTCTACAAGCATTATGGAACAAGGGAAGCTGTAATTGCACAG ATATCCAGCCATGTTAAAGCGATTGACACAATTTACCAGTCAACAGATTTCTCAGGAATCCGTAACATCAGCTTCATGGTGAAACGAATAAGA ATTAACACAACTGTAGATGAGAAGGACTCTTCCAATCCCTTCAGATTTCCTAACATTGGTGTGGAAAAGTTTCTGGAACTGAACTCAGAACAGAATCATGATGATTATTGCTTGGCCTATGTGTTTACAGACCGTGACTTTGATGATGGAGTCCTTGGTCTGGCTTGGGTTGGAGCCCCTTCAG GGAGCTCTGGTGGAATATGTGAAAAGAGCAAACTGTATTCTGATGGTAAGAAGAAATCTTTGAACACTGGAATCATCACTGTTCAGAACTATGGCTCTCATGTTCCTCCCAAGGTCTCTCACATTACCTTTGCTCATGAGGTTGGGCATAACTTTGGTTCTCCT caTGATTCTGGAATGGAGTGCACTCCAGGAGAGTCCAAGAACttgggacagaaagaaaatggcaattATATCATGTATGCAAGAGCTACATCTGGGGACAAACTTAACAACAACAAGTTCTCTATCTGTAGCATTCGAAATATCAGCCAAGTTcttgagaaaaagagaaataattgttttgttg AGTCTGGTCAACCCATCTGTGGTAATGGACTGGTTGAACAAGGAGAACAGTGTGATTGTGGATATAGTGACCAGTGTAAAGATGAATGCTGTTACGATGCAAACCAATCAGAAGATAAAAAATGCAAGTTAAAACCAGGCAAATACTGCAG CCCTAGTCAAGGTCCCTGCTGTACTGCACAATGTAATTTCAAACTGAAGACTGATAAGTGTCGAAATGATTCTGACTGTGCAAGAGAAGGAATGTGTAATGGTGTCAGTGCTCTCTGTCCGGCATCTGATCCTAAACCAAACTTCACAGATTGCAACAGGCACACACAAGTTTGCATAAATGGG CAATGTGCTGGCTCTATCTGTGAGAAGCATGGCCTGGAGGAATGTACATGTGCTAGTTCAGATGGCAAGGATGATAGAGAATTGTGTCATGTCTGCTGCATGAGAAAAA TGGACCCAGCTACTTGTGCAAGTACAGGCTCTAACCAGTGGGAGAAATACTTTGGTCGTAAAACTATTACTTTGCAACCTGGATCTCCTTGTAATGATTTCAAAGGCTACTGTGATGTGTTTATGAGGTGTCGGCTAGTAGATGCTGATGGCCCTCTAGCTAGATTAAAGAAAGCCATTTTTAATCCGGAGCTGTatgaaaatattgcagaatGGATTGtg gCTTATTGGTGGGCAGTGTTGCTTATGGGAATTGCCTTGATCATGTTAATGGCTGGTTTCATTAAGATATGCAGTGTTCATACTCCAAGCAGTAATCCAAAGTTGCCTCCTCATAAACCACTTCCAG GCACTTTAAAAAGGAGGAGACCACCACAAACCACTCAGCCACCACAGCGGCAAAGGCCTCGAGAGAGTTATCAGATGGGACATATGAGACGTTGA
- the ADAM10 gene encoding disintegrin and metalloproteinase domain-containing protein 10 isoform X5: MKRDTSLFSDDFKVEISNQVIDYDTSHIYTGHIYGEQGSLSHGSVIDGKFEGFIQTHSGTFYIEPAERYIKDKTLPFHSVIYHEDDIKYPHKYGPQGGCADHSVFERMQKYQMTGIEEPTTEKPFEEPKNNGPQLLRKKRATQAEKNTCQLYIQTDHLFYKHYGTREAVIAQISSHVKAIDTIYQSTDFSGIRNISFMVKRIRINTTVDEKDSSNPFRFPNIGVEKFLELNSEQNHDDYCLAYVFTDRDFDDGVLGLAWVGAPSGSSGGICEKSKLYSDGKKKSLNTGIITVQNYGSHVPPKVSHITFAHEVGHNFGSPHDSGMECTPGESKNLGQKENGNYIMYARATSGDKLNNNKFSICSIRNISQVLEKKRNNCFVESGQPICGNGLVEQGEQCDCGYSDQCKDECCYDANQSEDKKCKLKPGKYCSPSQGPCCTAQCNFKLKTDKCRNDSDCAREGMCNGVSALCPASDPKPNFTDCNRHTQVCINGQCAGSICEKHGLEECTCASSDGKDDRELCHVCCMRKMDPATCASTGSNQWEKYFGRKTITLQPGSPCNDFKGYCDVFMRCRLVDADGPLARLKKAIFNPELYENIAEWIVAYWWAVLLMGIALIMLMAGFIKICSVHTPSSNPKLPPHKPLPGTLKRRRPPQTTQPPQRQRPRESYQMGHMRR; encoded by the exons ATGAAGAGAGATACATCTCTTTTTAGTGATGACTTTAAAGTAGAAATATCAAACCAAGTAATTGATTATGATACCTCCCATATTTACACTGGACACATTTATG GTGAGCAGGGAAGTCTTAGCCACGGGTCTGTTATTGATGGAAAATTTGAAGGATTCATCCAAACTCACAGTGGGACCTTTTATATTGAGCCGGCAGAGAGATATATTAAGGACAAAACTCTACCGTTCCACTCTGTCATTTATCATGAAGATGATATCA AATATCCACATAAATATGGACCACAAGGAGGTTGTGCAGATCATTCAGTATTTGAAAGAATGCAGAAGTACCAGATGACTGGTATAGAAGAACCAACAACAGAG AAGCCTTTTGAAGAGCCTAAGAACAATGGTCCacagcttttaagaaaaaagcgTGCTACtcaggctgaaaaaaatacGTGTCAGCTGTATATTCAGACTGATCATCTGTTCTACAAGCATTATGGAACAAGGGAAGCTGTAATTGCACAG ATATCCAGCCATGTTAAAGCGATTGACACAATTTACCAGTCAACAGATTTCTCAGGAATCCGTAACATCAGCTTCATGGTGAAACGAATAAGA ATTAACACAACTGTAGATGAGAAGGACTCTTCCAATCCCTTCAGATTTCCTAACATTGGTGTGGAAAAGTTTCTGGAACTGAACTCAGAACAGAATCATGATGATTATTGCTTGGCCTATGTGTTTACAGACCGTGACTTTGATGATGGAGTCCTTGGTCTGGCTTGGGTTGGAGCCCCTTCAG GGAGCTCTGGTGGAATATGTGAAAAGAGCAAACTGTATTCTGATGGTAAGAAGAAATCTTTGAACACTGGAATCATCACTGTTCAGAACTATGGCTCTCATGTTCCTCCCAAGGTCTCTCACATTACCTTTGCTCATGAGGTTGGGCATAACTTTGGTTCTCCT caTGATTCTGGAATGGAGTGCACTCCAGGAGAGTCCAAGAACttgggacagaaagaaaatggcaattATATCATGTATGCAAGAGCTACATCTGGGGACAAACTTAACAACAACAAGTTCTCTATCTGTAGCATTCGAAATATCAGCCAAGTTcttgagaaaaagagaaataattgttttgttg AGTCTGGTCAACCCATCTGTGGTAATGGACTGGTTGAACAAGGAGAACAGTGTGATTGTGGATATAGTGACCAGTGTAAAGATGAATGCTGTTACGATGCAAACCAATCAGAAGATAAAAAATGCAAGTTAAAACCAGGCAAATACTGCAG CCCTAGTCAAGGTCCCTGCTGTACTGCACAATGTAATTTCAAACTGAAGACTGATAAGTGTCGAAATGATTCTGACTGTGCAAGAGAAGGAATGTGTAATGGTGTCAGTGCTCTCTGTCCGGCATCTGATCCTAAACCAAACTTCACAGATTGCAACAGGCACACACAAGTTTGCATAAATGGG CAATGTGCTGGCTCTATCTGTGAGAAGCATGGCCTGGAGGAATGTACATGTGCTAGTTCAGATGGCAAGGATGATAGAGAATTGTGTCATGTCTGCTGCATGAGAAAAA TGGACCCAGCTACTTGTGCAAGTACAGGCTCTAACCAGTGGGAGAAATACTTTGGTCGTAAAACTATTACTTTGCAACCTGGATCTCCTTGTAATGATTTCAAAGGCTACTGTGATGTGTTTATGAGGTGTCGGCTAGTAGATGCTGATGGCCCTCTAGCTAGATTAAAGAAAGCCATTTTTAATCCGGAGCTGTatgaaaatattgcagaatGGATTGtg gCTTATTGGTGGGCAGTGTTGCTTATGGGAATTGCCTTGATCATGTTAATGGCTGGTTTCATTAAGATATGCAGTGTTCATACTCCAAGCAGTAATCCAAAGTTGCCTCCTCATAAACCACTTCCAG GCACTTTAAAAAGGAGGAGACCACCACAAACCACTCAGCCACCACAGCGGCAAAGGCCTCGAGAGAGTTATCAGATGGGACATATGAGACGTTGA
- the ADAM10 gene encoding disintegrin and metalloproteinase domain-containing protein 10 isoform X4: MLMQANSCHRHFNLRMKRDTSLFSDDFKVEISNQVIDYDTSHIYTGHIYGEQGSLSHGSVIDGKFEGFIQTHSGTFYIEPAERYIKDKTLPFHSVIYHEDDIKYPHKYGPQGGCADHSVFERMQKYQMTGIEEPTTEKPFEEPKNNGPQLLRKKRATQAEKNTCQLYIQTDHLFYKHYGTREAVIAQISSHVKAIDTIYQSTDFSGIRNISFMVKRIRINTTVDEKDSSNPFRFPNIGVEKFLELNSEQNHDDYCLAYVFTDRDFDDGVLGLAWVGAPSGSSGGICEKSKLYSDGKKKSLNTGIITVQNYGSHVPPKVSHITFAHEVGHNFGSPHDSGMECTPGESKNLGQKENGNYIMYARATSGDKLNNNKFSICSIRNISQVLEKKRNNCFVESGQPICGNGLVEQGEQCDCGYSDQCKDECCYDANQSEDKKCKLKPGKYCSPSQGPCCTAQCNFKLKTDKCRNDSDCAREGMCNGVSALCPASDPKPNFTDCNRHTQVCINGQCAGSICEKHGLEECTCASSDGKDDRELCHVCCMRKMDPATCASTGSNQWEKYFGRKTITLQPGSPCNDFKGYCDVFMRCRLVDADGPLARLKKAIFNPELYENIAEWIVAYWWAVLLMGIALIMLMAGFIKICSVHTPSSNPKLPPHKPLPGTLKRRRPPQTTQPPQRQRPRESYQMGHMRR; the protein is encoded by the exons ATGCTGATGCAAGCTAACAGTTGTCACAG ACACTTCAACCTTCGAATGAAGAGAGATACATCTCTTTTTAGTGATGACTTTAAAGTAGAAATATCAAACCAAGTAATTGATTATGATACCTCCCATATTTACACTGGACACATTTATG GTGAGCAGGGAAGTCTTAGCCACGGGTCTGTTATTGATGGAAAATTTGAAGGATTCATCCAAACTCACAGTGGGACCTTTTATATTGAGCCGGCAGAGAGATATATTAAGGACAAAACTCTACCGTTCCACTCTGTCATTTATCATGAAGATGATATCA AATATCCACATAAATATGGACCACAAGGAGGTTGTGCAGATCATTCAGTATTTGAAAGAATGCAGAAGTACCAGATGACTGGTATAGAAGAACCAACAACAGAG AAGCCTTTTGAAGAGCCTAAGAACAATGGTCCacagcttttaagaaaaaagcgTGCTACtcaggctgaaaaaaatacGTGTCAGCTGTATATTCAGACTGATCATCTGTTCTACAAGCATTATGGAACAAGGGAAGCTGTAATTGCACAG ATATCCAGCCATGTTAAAGCGATTGACACAATTTACCAGTCAACAGATTTCTCAGGAATCCGTAACATCAGCTTCATGGTGAAACGAATAAGA ATTAACACAACTGTAGATGAGAAGGACTCTTCCAATCCCTTCAGATTTCCTAACATTGGTGTGGAAAAGTTTCTGGAACTGAACTCAGAACAGAATCATGATGATTATTGCTTGGCCTATGTGTTTACAGACCGTGACTTTGATGATGGAGTCCTTGGTCTGGCTTGGGTTGGAGCCCCTTCAG GGAGCTCTGGTGGAATATGTGAAAAGAGCAAACTGTATTCTGATGGTAAGAAGAAATCTTTGAACACTGGAATCATCACTGTTCAGAACTATGGCTCTCATGTTCCTCCCAAGGTCTCTCACATTACCTTTGCTCATGAGGTTGGGCATAACTTTGGTTCTCCT caTGATTCTGGAATGGAGTGCACTCCAGGAGAGTCCAAGAACttgggacagaaagaaaatggcaattATATCATGTATGCAAGAGCTACATCTGGGGACAAACTTAACAACAACAAGTTCTCTATCTGTAGCATTCGAAATATCAGCCAAGTTcttgagaaaaagagaaataattgttttgttg AGTCTGGTCAACCCATCTGTGGTAATGGACTGGTTGAACAAGGAGAACAGTGTGATTGTGGATATAGTGACCAGTGTAAAGATGAATGCTGTTACGATGCAAACCAATCAGAAGATAAAAAATGCAAGTTAAAACCAGGCAAATACTGCAG CCCTAGTCAAGGTCCCTGCTGTACTGCACAATGTAATTTCAAACTGAAGACTGATAAGTGTCGAAATGATTCTGACTGTGCAAGAGAAGGAATGTGTAATGGTGTCAGTGCTCTCTGTCCGGCATCTGATCCTAAACCAAACTTCACAGATTGCAACAGGCACACACAAGTTTGCATAAATGGG CAATGTGCTGGCTCTATCTGTGAGAAGCATGGCCTGGAGGAATGTACATGTGCTAGTTCAGATGGCAAGGATGATAGAGAATTGTGTCATGTCTGCTGCATGAGAAAAA TGGACCCAGCTACTTGTGCAAGTACAGGCTCTAACCAGTGGGAGAAATACTTTGGTCGTAAAACTATTACTTTGCAACCTGGATCTCCTTGTAATGATTTCAAAGGCTACTGTGATGTGTTTATGAGGTGTCGGCTAGTAGATGCTGATGGCCCTCTAGCTAGATTAAAGAAAGCCATTTTTAATCCGGAGCTGTatgaaaatattgcagaatGGATTGtg gCTTATTGGTGGGCAGTGTTGCTTATGGGAATTGCCTTGATCATGTTAATGGCTGGTTTCATTAAGATATGCAGTGTTCATACTCCAAGCAGTAATCCAAAGTTGCCTCCTCATAAACCACTTCCAG GCACTTTAAAAAGGAGGAGACCACCACAAACCACTCAGCCACCACAGCGGCAAAGGCCTCGAGAGAGTTATCAGATGGGACATATGAGACGTTGA